The following are encoded together in the Thunnus thynnus chromosome 15, fThuThy2.1, whole genome shotgun sequence genome:
- the LOC137198902 gene encoding gastrula zinc finger protein XlCGF57.1-like isoform X1 — MDRHREVLDVLSNPETKLRTEALPFDVRKVIVGEEEQQEWSSSLDQEDQEEPEPPHIKEEQEELWTNQEGEQLQRLQEADITKFTFTPVPVKTEDDEEKPQSSQLHQRQTEQMKTEADGEDCGGSEPARNSHPDRHFQPDTDDKTSDSSETDVSDDDWAQTRKPQSRLNTLKNNDDPLSDISCNAAQRSFSCSECGQRFGRKPHLNAHMRIHTGEKPFSCSFCGKRFSQKGNSISHMRLHTGEKPFSCTVCKKTFRYSGDVSRHMRIHTGKKTTSSNVRDMTDNNIHTGSEPASNMDPDSHLKPVTYDKALEAEADNSDDWKEISEPQAGVNSLENDDESDVQCNTDKESFSCSECGRTFCRRDHLMSHMRTHTGEKPFSCSVCQKRFSCSGNILAHMRIHTGEKPFECSFCGKSFSQKGTLQLHVRIHTGEKPFSCPFCDKRFAHKRRMTLHMSVHTEEKRFSCNVCEKRFTWYTQLKTHKCIGESSQIRQSQTEKKVTAKESFSCTECGKTFSLKGNLKTHMRIHTGEKPFSCSVCGKSFKQNVHLTEHMTIHTGEKLYKCSVCGKGFNKKLLVKNHTCA; from the coding sequence GTGAAGAAGAGCAGCAGGAGTGGAGCTCCAGTCTGGACCAGGAGGACCAGGAGGAACCAGAGCCCCCacacattaaagaggaacaggaggaactctGGACCAAtcaggagggagagcagcttCAACGGCTGCAGGAGGCTGATATCACCAAGTTCACATTCACTCCTGTCCCTGTGAAGactgaagatgatgaagagaaacctcagtcctcacagcttcatcaaagacaaactgaacagatgaaaacagaagcTGATGGAGAGGACTGTGGAGGATCAGAACCGGCCAGGAACTCACACCCAGATAGACATTTTCAACCTGATACTGATGACAAGACTTCAGACTCTTCTGAGACTGACGTCAGTGATGATGACTGGGCACAGACAAGGAAACCTCAATCACGATTAAACACTCTGAAAAATAATGACGACCCTTTAAGTGACATAAGCTGTAACGCTGCTCAGAGATCATTTAGCTGCTCTGAATGTGGTCAAAGATTTGGTCGGAAGCCACATCTGAACGCACACATGAGAATTCACACGGGAGAGAAACCATTTAGCTGCTCCTTCTGTGGCAAAAGATTTTCTCAAAAGGGAAACTCAATCAGTCACATGAGACttcacacaggagaaaaaccGTTCAGTTGCACAGTTTGTAAGAAAACATTCAGATACAGTGGAGATGTTAGCAGACACATGAGAATCCacacaggaaagaaaacaacCAGCAGTAACGTCAGAGACATGACTGACAATAACATTCATACAGGATCAGAACCAGCCAGCAACATGGATCCAGATAGTCATTTAAAACCAGTTACTTATGATAAAGCTTTAGAAGCTGAGGCTGATAACAGTGATGACTGGAAGGAGATCAGTGAACCTCAGGCAGGTGTAAACTCTCTTGAAAATGACGATGAAAGTGATGTGCAATGTAATACTGACAAGGAGTCATTTAGCTGCTCTGAATGTGGGAGAACATTTTGCCGTAGGGACCATCTGATGAGCCACATGAGAACGCACACGGGGGAGAAACCGTTCAGTTGCTCCGTTTGTCAGAAACGTTTCAGCTGCAGCGGAAACATTTTAGCGCACATGAGAATTCACACCGGAGAGAAACCGTTCGAATGCTCATTCTGCGGCAAAAGCTTCAGCCAGAAAGGAACTCTGCAGCTACACGTGAGAATTCACACGGGAGAGAAACCGTTCAGTTGCCCGTTTTGTGATAAAAGATTTGCCCATAAAAGACGTATGACACTGCACATGTCGGTCCACACAGAGGAAAAGCGATTCAGCTGCAACGtttgtgagaaaagattcacaTGGTACACGCAGCTCAAAACACACAAGTGTATCGGTGAGTCTTCACAGATTCGTCAAAGCCAAACTGAGAAAAAAGTTACTGCCAAGGAGTCATTTAGCTGCACTGAGTGTGGTAAAACATTTAGTCTGAAGGGGAATCTGAAAACGCACATGAggattcacacaggagagaaaccgtTCAGTTGCTCAGTTTGCGGTAAGAGTTTTAAACAAAACGTTCATCTGACGGAGCACATGACGATTCACACCGGGGAGAAACTCTACAAATGCAGCGTTTGTGGCAAAGGATTCAATAAGAAATTACTTGTCAAAAATCACACGTGTGCTTAA
- the LOC137198902 gene encoding gastrula zinc finger protein XlCGF57.1-like isoform X2, whose protein sequence is MFLPAEVSSSPEQTDPEITALPFDVRKVIVGEEEQQEWSSSLDQEDQEEPEPPHIKEEQEELWTNQEGEQLQRLQEADITKFTFTPVPVKTEDDEEKPQSSQLHQRQTEQMKTEADGEDCGGSEPARNSHPDRHFQPDTDDKTSDSSETDVSDDDWAQTRKPQSRLNTLKNNDDPLSDISCNAAQRSFSCSECGQRFGRKPHLNAHMRIHTGEKPFSCSFCGKRFSQKGNSISHMRLHTGEKPFSCTVCKKTFRYSGDVSRHMRIHTGKKTTSSNVRDMTDNNIHTGSEPASNMDPDSHLKPVTYDKALEAEADNSDDWKEISEPQAGVNSLENDDESDVQCNTDKESFSCSECGRTFCRRDHLMSHMRTHTGEKPFSCSVCQKRFSCSGNILAHMRIHTGEKPFECSFCGKSFSQKGTLQLHVRIHTGEKPFSCPFCDKRFAHKRRMTLHMSVHTEEKRFSCNVCEKRFTWYTQLKTHKCIGESSQIRQSQTEKKVTAKESFSCTECGKTFSLKGNLKTHMRIHTGEKPFSCSVCGKSFKQNVHLTEHMTIHTGEKLYKCSVCGKGFNKKLLVKNHTCA, encoded by the coding sequence GTGAAGAAGAGCAGCAGGAGTGGAGCTCCAGTCTGGACCAGGAGGACCAGGAGGAACCAGAGCCCCCacacattaaagaggaacaggaggaactctGGACCAAtcaggagggagagcagcttCAACGGCTGCAGGAGGCTGATATCACCAAGTTCACATTCACTCCTGTCCCTGTGAAGactgaagatgatgaagagaaacctcagtcctcacagcttcatcaaagacaaactgaacagatgaaaacagaagcTGATGGAGAGGACTGTGGAGGATCAGAACCGGCCAGGAACTCACACCCAGATAGACATTTTCAACCTGATACTGATGACAAGACTTCAGACTCTTCTGAGACTGACGTCAGTGATGATGACTGGGCACAGACAAGGAAACCTCAATCACGATTAAACACTCTGAAAAATAATGACGACCCTTTAAGTGACATAAGCTGTAACGCTGCTCAGAGATCATTTAGCTGCTCTGAATGTGGTCAAAGATTTGGTCGGAAGCCACATCTGAACGCACACATGAGAATTCACACGGGAGAGAAACCATTTAGCTGCTCCTTCTGTGGCAAAAGATTTTCTCAAAAGGGAAACTCAATCAGTCACATGAGACttcacacaggagaaaaaccGTTCAGTTGCACAGTTTGTAAGAAAACATTCAGATACAGTGGAGATGTTAGCAGACACATGAGAATCCacacaggaaagaaaacaacCAGCAGTAACGTCAGAGACATGACTGACAATAACATTCATACAGGATCAGAACCAGCCAGCAACATGGATCCAGATAGTCATTTAAAACCAGTTACTTATGATAAAGCTTTAGAAGCTGAGGCTGATAACAGTGATGACTGGAAGGAGATCAGTGAACCTCAGGCAGGTGTAAACTCTCTTGAAAATGACGATGAAAGTGATGTGCAATGTAATACTGACAAGGAGTCATTTAGCTGCTCTGAATGTGGGAGAACATTTTGCCGTAGGGACCATCTGATGAGCCACATGAGAACGCACACGGGGGAGAAACCGTTCAGTTGCTCCGTTTGTCAGAAACGTTTCAGCTGCAGCGGAAACATTTTAGCGCACATGAGAATTCACACCGGAGAGAAACCGTTCGAATGCTCATTCTGCGGCAAAAGCTTCAGCCAGAAAGGAACTCTGCAGCTACACGTGAGAATTCACACGGGAGAGAAACCGTTCAGTTGCCCGTTTTGTGATAAAAGATTTGCCCATAAAAGACGTATGACACTGCACATGTCGGTCCACACAGAGGAAAAGCGATTCAGCTGCAACGtttgtgagaaaagattcacaTGGTACACGCAGCTCAAAACACACAAGTGTATCGGTGAGTCTTCACAGATTCGTCAAAGCCAAACTGAGAAAAAAGTTACTGCCAAGGAGTCATTTAGCTGCACTGAGTGTGGTAAAACATTTAGTCTGAAGGGGAATCTGAAAACGCACATGAggattcacacaggagagaaaccgtTCAGTTGCTCAGTTTGCGGTAAGAGTTTTAAACAAAACGTTCATCTGACGGAGCACATGACGATTCACACCGGGGAGAAACTCTACAAATGCAGCGTTTGTGGCAAAGGATTCAATAAGAAATTACTTGTCAAAAATCACACGTGTGCTTAA